The Roseimicrobium gellanilyticum DNA segment TACAACAAGCAGGCCATGCGCGACTACTACAAGATCGTGCACGCCGACTGGTTCAATGGCGTGAACGAAGCCAAGAAGGAAGCCAACAAGAGCGGCGTGCCCTTCAAGCAGGTACTCAAGGAAGGCCAGGCCGCCGGTAAGTGGCCAAACACCCCCGTGGTGGATCCCGAGTTCCTCGGCCTCCAGGCGAAGAAGATGGACCTCATCCGCCAGCACGTGCTCGGCGGCGGCGACACCGCCAAGGTGAAGGCCGCATTGAAGGACGTGGGCGTGGCCGAAGTCGAGTTCTACCGCGCGCGTGGTCTGTTCGATGAATATGCCAAGGCGAATGCGGTGGCGTAGTGGTGCAATGGTTGGCTTTTCGGACCGCTAATCTTCGCTAACGAACGCTAATTTGAGCGGGCTCCCGGTATGGGAGCCCGCTTTGTTTGGGATGGATACGCTGCGTTGTGTTGTGGTAAAAAAATCCGGCATGAACATGGAATACCATCGAGAACGTCTTCAATGGGCCTTACAAGCTCTGGCGCTGCCCGCGCAAGCACAGCGGCGGCTGTTTCCACCTGAGGTGTGTGTGCCAGACGAGCTGGTTCTAAATTTTGATGAGCATTGGCATCATGTCGATGATTTGGCGCAAGACCAGATGAATGCCTTGGTTCGCTTGGATGAGGTAATTAATCATTGGAGCGGTATTCAGCATCCTGATGTCTGGGAGGATGCGGCGCTGGACTCTCACCATGTTTGGTTTGAGTTCCGCGCATTGGCTCAAGAAGCTTTGAGGGCGTTCGATTGGCCCGTCGAGGAACCACCGCCTGATCCTGGAAAGATCTATGTAGTGTAAGCGCTCGGCAATACCATTCCTCGTGATTTGCCCTTTCACAACGGCCACACCCTCGGCACGAGCACAATCGCCACGACAAAGATGACCAGCGTGAGCGGCCCACCCACGCGGAGGTAGTCAAAGAACCGGTAACGCCCCGGCCCGTACACCATGAGGCACGCGGGCTCCAGGGGTGTGAGGTAGGAGCAGCTCGCGGCGACGGCGACCATCATGGAAAAGGTGCGGGGATTCACGCCGAGTTGCAGGGCGGTTTGAATGGCCACGGGTAACACCACCACGGCGGCGGCCTGGTTGGACATGGGTTGGGTGAGCAACACGGTGAGAACGAAGAAGGCGCTGAGCAGCCAGAATGGCCCGGCATGGCCCACCCAGTCCACGATGAGATCCGCGAGATACACGGCGGTACCGGTGTGCTCCATGGCGACACCGAGGGAGAGCATGGAAGCCACGAGCACGAGGACTTTCCACTCCACGGCTTGGTAGGCCTCCTCAGAGCTGAGACATCGCGTGATGAACACAGCGAAGACACCCAGCATCACGGCCACGGGAAGCGTGACCAGCTTGAAGGTGGGCAACAGGATGACCAGTGCGAAGATGGCCATGGCCCAGGGGGCGTGTTTCACTTTGGGGCGTTCTCCCTCCAGCATGCCGAGGATGCTGAAGATGCGCTGGTCACTCACACGAATCATTTGCTCTCGCCGGCCCTGGACGAGCAGGATGTCTCCCACCTTGATGGGGATGGTGCTCATCTTCTTGTGCATGGTCTCACCATGGCGACTGAGGCCCAGCACCTGCAGGTCGTAGCGCTCGCGGAATCCGGCGTTCTTCAGCGTGCGGCCAATCAATCGGGAACCGGGAAGCACCAGTACCTCGGCGAGTTCCTGTTCATCCGGCGTGATGGCGGGATCGGAGAGCTTCACATCCGCCTTGATGTCGATGCCGGGAATGTCCTTGATGCGTACGATGTCATCCGAACTGCCTTCCACGATGATGACATCACCACCGCGCAGCATGGAGCCGGCACGTGGCTCATAGTATTCATCCTTGTTCCGAATGATGCGCACGAGCGTTAGCTCCATGTCGCGCCCGAGGCCGGACTTGGCCACGGTCTTGCCTGCGAGAGGGGAGTCATCGTGTATGAGAAGCTCGAAGAGGTAGGGGCGCACCACGAGCGTGGAATCTTCCTCCGAGGAGGCGCCAAAGCGGTCAGGTACCAGCTTCCTTCCCACGAAGATCATGTAGAGCACCCCGAGTGCCGCAATGGGCACACCCACCGGCGCCATTTCGAACATGCCCATGGGTGCCATCTTGTGCTGCTGCATGAGCCCACTCACCACGATGTTTGTGGACGTGCTGATGAGGGATACGGAACTGGACACGATGGACGCGAACGCCAGCGGCATGAGCAGCTTGCCCGGGCTGATCTTCGCGCGCTTGGCGATGCCAAACACCACGGGAATGAAGAGAGCCGCCGCGGCAGTATTGCTCATGAAGGCGCTGAGCCCCGCCGCTGCGACGAGCAGCACAATGTACAACACCTTGGGATTGGTTCCCGAGTGTCGCAGGATGGTGCGCCCCAGCAAGTCCACCACACCCGTGCGCACCAAGGCCGCCGTCATGATGAGCAGGCCGAGGATGAGGATGAAAGTATCACTGCCGAAACCCGCAAATGCCCGATCCAAAGGCACGAGCCCCAGCAGCGTAAGGGAGAGTAAAAGTCCCAGCGCCACCACATCGGCAGAGATCCATTCAAAGGAGAAGAAGACCAGGGCCGTGGCCGTGAGCGCCAGCAGGATGGCAATGTCGGGAGTCATCGGGAGTGGGAGCCGGTGAACGGTGGTGGTGTGTTGCCTTTGCAATGGAATCGCCAAACAGAGGCCGACCGGAGGAAAGAATGTGCGAGTTTTGGTTCCGCCGCCCTACGGATTCTGCTTGGATGCAGGTCGTGGATTTTTATTGCGACCAGGTGTTGAGCGGCAAGGTGTCGGTGCAGAAGCTCGTGGAGACCGAGCACGTGCTCGCCTTTCACCACACGCAGCCCTACTGGCCGGTGCACCTGGTGATCATTCCGAAGAAGCACATCGGCTCACTGGCCACCGTGGAAGGGAGTGACTTTCCCATCGTGGACGAGATGCTGCGTGTGGCTGCGGACCTTTGCCGGCAGGTGACAGGGGAGCATGGCGGCTGCCGTCTCTCCACGAACAGTGGCGACTACCAGTCCACGAAGCACCTGCATTTCTACATTCACCACGGGGCGCGATTGAAAAATGAGGATGGTAGTCCGGCGACGGGTTCCCAATCCTAGAGCGCAATTCATATCGTATGATTCTCCCTGGTGACATCAGTGCCGAAGCACACTTTGTCTTCAATGGTTTCCGCCATCTCCTGACAGAGACGGAAAGGCTTGCCTGGAAGAATCTCCAGGTACGCTTCAAGCAGCACCACTCGGACAATGATGCCACGAAGAAGGGGCTTGCGACCTGGCTGAACCATTCTCCCGAGGTGGATGCGTTGCTGGCAGACGGCCCAGAGTCCTTTTATCGCCGTGTGATCCATCGACTCTACGAAGAACGCTGCGCCGACCTGAACCTGTGTCCGAAGTGTGGCGCTCTCTGCCGTACTCCCAAGGCCTGTCTTTGCCCCTCCTGCAACCACACTTGGTATCATACCCGCGTGGAGGCCAATGACTCTTCCGGAGCCCAACCTCCACCTTGACACCACCCCTTCTTCGAGCACCCATATACCGTCGCCACCTTACGGCTTTTCCGCCCCACTCACCCCCACCTCCCTTGATCAAGACCTACGAAATTGCTGGCAAATTTGAGCACGAAGCCAATGCCGCCTCCCTGTTGTACGCACCTCCCGCGAAGCCGCTGACGTTTCGCAAGACGATGCGCTACATCTTTGATTATGAGGGGGATGAATCCGCGCTGGATGCCTTCGTGAGCAAGGTGCTGGTGGATGCCATCAGCCAGGAGGAACATCATGACGGAACTCCGCTCTGGCCGAATGCGAACCTCATCCTCGACTACGGTATGAAGGGCGGTGCCTTGGACCTCGAGAAGGAGGCCATCCTCAGCTACTACCGCACGCTGTCCCAGCCTGCATTCACGCTGAAGAAGCTCACCCTCAAGACGCGCCTCTATGTGTTCGGCCAGGGTGCCGAACCCTCCATTTTTGTGCGGGATATCGTGAATCCGGCGATTCATACGCACGAAGTGCTGAAAGCCGCCTAGCCAGCCCGCGTTTTTTCCCGCCATACTTTGCTCAAGAGGCGGGTTCCTATGAAACAGAACGGCTCCAGGAGGTTGCGGTTTCAGTCGTGTATGCGCAGCCGGTGGGTTGCGGTGCTGGTCGCGTCTGCCATGGCCGCGTGTGGTGCCGGGTCCTGGGTACAGGCGGGACCTTCCGTAGAGCACCGGCACACCGGACGGGACATCATCCGGACCCAAGGCTGGTCTTCCGTGCCTTACTGGAGGCAGCTCCGGGAGCAGGCGGACAGTCTCATGGGCTGGGGGCTTTATGAACGAGCGGCAACGGCTTACGGATTTGCCGACGCCGTGCTGATCCGACTCAAGGGGAAGTCCCATCCCGACACTTTGAGAAATCAGGTGGACCTTGCGGATGCGCTGCTTCGTCTGGGAAAACCCGATGGGGAAAAGAAGCTGCATGAGGCCTATGCGCTACAGCGCGAGCATCTGGAGAAGGATGATCCGGACATTCTCCGTACGTGCCATCTTCTTGCGAGTCTGTTGATTGCGCGGTGGAAACTTCCGGAAGCCGAGAAGGAGCTGAAGGCCATCATCGCCCTGCGGGCAAAGAGGCTTGGCCCGGGTCACTCGGATACCCTCACGAGCCGGGAGAACCTGGCCTACGTGTACACCATGATGCTCAACTATCAGGGGGCTGAGGAGCAGCTCAGGGTCATTCTCGCGGCGGACATGCTGACGTTTGGCCCGTTGTCACTCCAGACCTGTGCGACACGTGAGCGGTTGGGACATTGCTTCCAGAAGCAGAGCAAGTTCGACGAGGCGCTGGCGGAGTTCCGTGCGGTGATGATGATTGTCATGGATGAGTTCGGTCCCCGGCATCCGCTCACCTTCCGGGCCCAGCACCAGCTTGCGTCCATCATGTATGATCAGGGTAAGCATGAGCATGCGGAGCAGGACTTTCGCGATCTGGCCAAATCCCTTGAAGACTTCC contains these protein-coding regions:
- a CDS encoding HIT domain-containing protein; amino-acid sequence: MQVVDFYCDQVLSGKVSVQKLVETEHVLAFHHTQPYWPVHLVIIPKKHIGSLATVEGSDFPIVDEMLRVAADLCRQVTGEHGGCRLSTNSGDYQSTKHLHFYIHHGARLKNEDGSPATGSQS
- a CDS encoding SLC13 family permease, whose protein sequence is MTPDIAILLALTATALVFFSFEWISADVVALGLLLSLTLLGLVPLDRAFAGFGSDTFILILGLLIMTAALVRTGVVDLLGRTILRHSGTNPKVLYIVLLVAAAGLSAFMSNTAAAALFIPVVFGIAKRAKISPGKLLMPLAFASIVSSSVSLISTSTNIVVSGLMQQHKMAPMGMFEMAPVGVPIAALGVLYMIFVGRKLVPDRFGASSEEDSTLVVRPYLFELLIHDDSPLAGKTVAKSGLGRDMELTLVRIIRNKDEYYEPRAGSMLRGGDVIIVEGSSDDIVRIKDIPGIDIKADVKLSDPAITPDEQELAEVLVLPGSRLIGRTLKNAGFRERYDLQVLGLSRHGETMHKKMSTIPIKVGDILLVQGRREQMIRVSDQRIFSILGMLEGERPKVKHAPWAMAIFALVILLPTFKLVTLPVAVMLGVFAVFITRCLSSEEAYQAVEWKVLVLVASMLSLGVAMEHTGTAVYLADLIVDWVGHAGPFWLLSAFFVLTVLLTQPMSNQAAAVVVLPVAIQTALQLGVNPRTFSMMVAVAASCSYLTPLEPACLMVYGPGRYRFFDYLRVGGPLTLVIFVVAIVLVPRVWPL